From a single Clupea harengus chromosome 24, Ch_v2.0.2, whole genome shotgun sequence genomic region:
- the LOC116219246 gene encoding polymeric immunoglobulin receptor-like, giving the protein MKVLLTLTILLSVPGEISGKEEKKETIKLIGFSGGGVIVKCSYKDKYKQKEKSVCKGDDRKCMFNKLSRATEQQVTLHDTNNNYFLVLMTKLTPQDSGMYQCLVEEDQDKYINTPFSLEVKQEPCCGHSITKTGYVGDSIVITCKYPDNKKGNIKYFYKQHNVTIFNLETSTDSQHQNLPITDDRDSNEFSVTLRKLTKADAGVYWCGVGTGADTGSSNLINEVKLNVCDQKGSNCQPPSIITPSARPPSTQVLPDQTSTPPLGSNTVTAVCVTLAVLVTGLVGVLLYVCKNRKTQGNTTPTGYTQRPQADTSCSSDPGPACPNYATVTFQKKPEKVKDVSSAVTPGEETTSDYATIQHH; this is encoded by the exons ATGAAGGTCCTACTGACCCTCACCATCCTCTTGTCAG TTCCTGGTGAAATCAgtggcaaagaagaaaaaaaagaaactattaAACTAATTGGCTTCTCTGGAGGGGGAGTCATTGTCAAGTGCAGTTATAAagataaatacaaacaaaaagagaagtCCGTCTGTAAGGGTGATGATAGGAAGTGCATGTTTAACAAATTATCCCGTGCCACAGAACAGCAGGTCACTCTACACGACACAAATAACAACTACTTCTTAGTGCTGATGACAAAACTCACACCACAGGATTCAGGAATGTATCAATGCTTAGTGGAGGAAGATCAAGACAAGTACATCAACACCCCATTCAGTCTGGAGGTGAAACAAG AGCCGTGTTGTGGCCATTCCATCACAAAGACTGGTTATGTGGGTGACAGTATTGTCATCACCTGCAAGTACCCTGACAACAAGAAAGGGAACATCAAATACTTCTACAAGCAACACAATGTCACCATCTTCAATCTAGAAACTTCAACTGATTCACAACACCAGAACCTTCCCATCACTGATGATAGAGACTCAAATGAATTCAGTGTGACCCTCAGGAAGCTGACAAAGGCTGATGCTGGAGTCTACTGGTGTGGAGTGGGAACTGGGGCAGACACTGGCAGCAGTAACCTGATCAATGAAGTTAAACTCAATGTCTGTG ATCAGAAGGGTTCCAACTGTCAACCTCCAAGCATCATTACACCATCTGCAAGGCCTCCTTCCACTCAGGTATTACCTGACCAGACATCTACACCACCATTGG gCAGCAATACCGTCACCGCAGTCTGTGTGACTCTAGCTGTGTTGGTAACCGGACTGGTCGGAGTTCTGCTCTATGTGTGTAAAAACAGGAAGACACAGG GCAACACCACACCAACAGGTTACACCCAGAGG CCCCAGGCAGACACCAGCTGCTCCTCAGATCCCGGACCAGCCTGCCCCAACTACGCCACAGTCACGTTCCAGAAGAAGCCAGAGAAAGTGAAGGATGTCAGCTCTGCTGTCACGCCCGGAGAAGAAACCACCAGTGACTACGCTACCATCCAACACCACTGA
- the LOC122128752 gene encoding CMRF35-like molecule 8 codes for MMKMKTMILKMMMMMMILSLYLILSVHSVESVIEVTGYVGGSALIRCPYDKGYEGYPKYLCRGSCPIMGGKDIPVRTQAGQTKAVDGRFSLHDDTTARVFTVTITGLTAKDSGKYWCSITTGFGRNDVFTEVALKVSQAPVVTSGSKLLTNNLFTATEVTDPQTVSTLVATDYPIVSFNALVCSSAAGVAVLLTLAVVLGRHAAKRKKRCKTPVDSTLSRNTDTETTRERNRPEIDPVYEGLGLKQYESEAEYGNLEAVSPGKALQAEGGLAHGKGEENEYESMRDTLSRAGKYAENEYESMKDTLSKAGKYAENEYESMRDTLSKAGKYAENEYESMRDTLSKAGKDEGNEYESMSRAGRAPQ; via the exons atgatgaagatgaagacgaTGATTctaaagatgatgatgatgatgatgatcctcTCCCTCTACCTGATCTTAA gtgttcatTCTGTGGAGTCTGTGATCGAGGTGACTGGATATGTTGGTGGATCAGCACTGATCAGATGCCCCTATGATAAAGGATATGAAGGATACCCCAAGTACCTCTGCAGAGGGTCATGTCCTATCATGGGAGGTAAAGACATTCCTGTCAGAACTCAAGCAGGCCAGACCAAAGCAGTCGATGGACGATTCTCTCTGCATGATGACACCACTGCTAGAGTGTTCACTGTGACCATCACTGGACTGACAGCAAAGGATTCTGGGAAGTACTGGTGTTCCATTACCACAGGATTTGGAAGGAATGACGTGTTCACTGAAGTGGCGTTAAAGGTTTCACAAG CACCAGTAGTGACCAGCGGTTCTAAATTACTCACAA aCAATCTTTTCACAGCAACTGAGGTGACTGATCCTCAAACTGTAT CAACACTTGTCGCAACTGACTATCCAATCGTAAGCTTTA ATGCGCTTGTATGTAGCAGCGCTGCTGGTGTAGCTGTTCTGCTGACCCTTGCTGTGGTTTTGGGGCGTCATGCAGCAAAGAGGAAGAAGCGCTGCAAAACGCCTg TTGATTCAACTCTaagcagaaacacagacacagaaactaCTAGAGAG AGAAACAGGCCTGAGATCGACCCAGTGTACGAGGGTCTGGGCCTGAAGCAGTACGAGTCTGAAGCAGAGTATGGGAATCTGGAAGCAGTGTCTCCTGGGAAAGCCCTGCAGGCGGAAGGGGGGCTGGCACATGGGAAGGGTGAAGAAAATGAGTATGAATCTATGAGGGACACTCTGAGCAGGGCTGGGAAGTATGCAGAAAATGAGTATGAATCTATGAAGGACACTCTGAGCAAGGCTGGGAAGTATGCAGAAAATGAGTATGAATCTATGAGGGACACTCTGAGCAAGGCTGGGAAGTATGCAGAAAATGAGTATGAATCTATGAGGGACACTCTGAGCAAGGCTGGGAAGGATGAAGGAAATGAGTATGAATCTATGAGCAGGGCTGGAAGGGCTccgcagtag